Within Bifidobacterium dentium JCM 1195 = DSM 20436, the genomic segment GGGAACCCGGAGTCGGGAAGGCGTAGACCTGCCATAGTGAACGACAAAGGTTCAGAATGTTGTTGGCAAGCCAGTACACCAGCACAGCGAACGGCATGGTGGCACCAGAGAAGATGTACATGATCGGGAACATCCAAAGCATCATCTTCTGCATCATCTCGGTCTGCTTGGTTTGCGGACCATTCTGAGGCATGTTGCGCTTCATGTTGTTGTACTGCATGAACCACAGGCAGAAGCACATCAGCGCCACGAAGATGGCGATGACGACCTTACCGCCGATGTTGGCCGTCATGAAGTTATCGGTGACATTGGTATTGAACACCGTGGTCTTGGTGAACTGCAACGCGGTGGCCTGATCAAAAGCGCCCAGCGCGGCACGTTTGCCGCGGGCGATGTATGGAATGGCCGACAGCGTGTAGAACATGCACATGAATATAGGGCCCTGAATCAGCATCGGCAGACACGAGCCCATCGGGTTCGCGTCGTTGTCCTGATACAGCTTCATCATTTCACGCTGCATGGCCTCTTTGCTGGCCTGATCGTTTTTGCCCTTGTATTTGTTCTGGATGCGCGCCATCTTCGGCTGGATTTCCTGCATTTTGCGCATCGACTTCATGGTCTTGTAGTACAGCGGGAACACGCACGCATGCACCACGAGCACCAGGAAGATGATGGATAGCACCCAC encodes:
- the yidC gene encoding membrane protein insertase YidC; this translates as MLNQNQFLLDSGFWGWLYKLLTPIEWLMTQIMAIFHKFLTLLGMHPVGFSWVLSIIFLVLVVHACVFPLYYKTMKSMRKMQEIQPKMARIQNKYKGKNDQASKEAMQREMMKLYQDNDANPMGSCLPMLIQGPIFMCMFYTLSAIPYIARGKRAALGAFDQATALQFTKTTVFNTNVTDNFMTANIGGKVVIAIFVALMCFCLWFMQYNNMKRNMPQNGPQTKQTEMMQKMMLWMFPIMYIFSGATMPFAVLVYWLANNILNLCRSLWQVYAFPTPGSPAAEAKTVRDHEHENARRVKAGLPSLEEEELEKAKIAAESKTKNGYQRQQPSRKKKKK